In Candidatus Zixiibacteriota bacterium, one genomic interval encodes:
- a CDS encoding T9SS type A sorting domain-containing protein, whose product MKRISFFLALFVTVFACGLVNAQVTENAIVLENLDGEYSPGVIGRNITGHLTFNMRVNIREDVVKLAGYTSGFHVYSPDGATWEPGIVGSTIATFASSSGNFNVTSVNSFSADGIGADTLGFNGVAFGGGLNIPAGGYSEVAWFIDLDLDMANSANDGLTICLDSTATYPPTLTWKWAGSAANYPPAGDIFPTHSGPHCWMFDSIPNIPPTITNAPVDIDELHCAEFEHDFDATDPEGDLPYTFILVSGPGAIDDESGVWSWNPGLADVGNYVIEVAASDPIAGQGPSAFVNVMVGNQAPVITNCPAVEVNAQVGVDRFVDLNATDGCSDVITWSIIGGTGAGDASVDPNTGEVTYNATAAGTFTVEVEATDGDMADACIITFIAVEGAPYAVVIEKDEGQTGLGALQGQFTTVDVTLDAAEGPIGGFSFLIVYDASALSFSRAIVDNSPFYQDCDWEYFTYRTGANGNCSGGCPSGMVSVTGIAETNDGPNHPTWDCTTGILFQLEFLVSSDRNLECQYVPIRFFWVDCTDNTMSNIGGDTLLVSQAVFDYQGVGDDIYSLNIADPNYGFPTYLGVQAECLENPDPNKPTPRQAIGFYNGGVDIICADDIDDRGDINLDGVAYTIADVVMFTNYFIYGNSAFTVIQGAAFPIEAATAASDVNVDGLTLTVADLVYLIRVVIGDAFPYPKTVPVDVAYTNASGVLSVNAPVAAAFVISEGAEPVLLADNMEIKTANVDGVWRTIIFSTEQGATFEGAFLNTNGRVNYIEMATYDGAPVRNLEMPTDYSVAQNYPNPFNPTTTIEFALPTSGDVSVKIFNVTGQLVQEISGTYQAGSHSIEVDMTNQSSGVYFYKVSANDFSKTMKMVLLK is encoded by the coding sequence ATGAAGCGCATTTCATTTTTCCTTGCTTTGTTTGTAACAGTCTTTGCATGTGGGCTGGTAAACGCTCAGGTGACAGAGAACGCCATCGTCCTGGAAAACCTGGACGGTGAATACTCGCCGGGCGTAATCGGACGCAATATCACGGGCCATCTGACGTTCAACATGCGTGTGAACATCCGTGAAGACGTGGTCAAACTCGCCGGTTACACCAGCGGCTTCCATGTTTACTCGCCGGACGGCGCGACATGGGAACCCGGTATCGTTGGATCGACTATTGCAACCTTTGCATCTTCCAGCGGTAACTTCAACGTTACGTCCGTGAACTCGTTCAGCGCTGACGGTATTGGCGCTGACACGCTTGGTTTCAACGGCGTGGCCTTCGGCGGCGGTCTTAACATCCCTGCCGGCGGCTACAGCGAGGTCGCGTGGTTCATCGACCTTGACCTTGACATGGCGAATAGCGCCAACGACGGCCTGACCATCTGCTTGGACTCGACGGCGACCTATCCGCCGACGCTGACCTGGAAGTGGGCCGGCAGCGCCGCCAACTATCCGCCGGCCGGCGATATCTTCCCGACCCACTCGGGTCCGCACTGCTGGATGTTCGACTCCATCCCGAACATCCCGCCGACTATCACCAACGCGCCGGTTGATATCGACGAGCTTCATTGCGCAGAATTCGAACACGACTTCGACGCAACTGATCCGGAAGGCGACCTTCCGTACACCTTCATCCTCGTTAGCGGTCCCGGCGCCATCGACGACGAAAGCGGCGTGTGGTCCTGGAATCCTGGTCTTGCCGACGTGGGCAACTATGTGATCGAAGTTGCGGCTTCCGATCCAATAGCCGGTCAGGGTCCCTCCGCATTCGTCAACGTGATGGTCGGCAACCAGGCTCCGGTCATCACCAACTGCCCGGCTGTTGAGGTCAATGCCCAGGTCGGTGTCGACCGTTTTGTTGATCTCAATGCGACCGATGGCTGCAGCGACGTGATCACCTGGTCGATCATCGGCGGCACCGGTGCCGGCGATGCTAGCGTCGATCCGAACACCGGCGAAGTGACCTACAATGCCACCGCTGCCGGTACCTTTACGGTTGAAGTGGAAGCCACCGACGGCGACATGGCCGACGCGTGCATCATCACCTTCATCGCCGTTGAAGGCGCTCCGTACGCAGTAGTGATTGAGAAGGACGAAGGCCAGACCGGTCTCGGCGCTCTCCAGGGCCAGTTCACCACCGTGGACGTCACTCTGGATGCCGCTGAAGGCCCGATCGGCGGCTTCAGCTTCTTGATCGTGTACGATGCCTCGGCTCTCAGCTTCTCGAGAGCGATTGTTGACAACTCGCCGTTCTATCAGGATTGCGACTGGGAATACTTCACCTATCGTACCGGCGCCAACGGCAACTGCTCCGGCGGCTGCCCGAGCGGTATGGTGAGCGTGACCGGTATTGCCGAGACGAACGATGGTCCGAACCATCCGACGTGGGACTGCACGACCGGTATCCTCTTCCAGTTGGAGTTCCTGGTTTCGTCCGACCGTAACCTTGAGTGCCAGTACGTGCCGATCCGGTTCTTCTGGGTCGACTGCACCGACAACACCATGTCCAACATCGGTGGTGACACGCTGCTCGTGTCGCAGGCCGTGTTTGACTATCAGGGCGTGGGCGACGACATCTACTCGCTGAACATCGCTGACCCGAACTACGGCTTCCCGACCTATCTGGGCGTCCAGGCTGAATGTCTGGAAAACCCGGATCCGAACAAGCCGACCCCGCGTCAGGCGATTGGCTTCTACAACGGCGGCGTTGACATTATCTGCGCCGACGACATCGACGATCGTGGCGACATCAACCTCGACGGCGTGGCTTACACCATCGCTGACGTTGTGATGTTCACCAACTACTTCATCTATGGTAACTCCGCGTTCACCGTTATCCAGGGCGCCGCGTTCCCGATCGAAGCCGCGACTGCTGCTTCCGACGTCAACGTCGACGGTCTGACCCTGACGGTGGCCGACCTTGTTTACCTGATCCGTGTGGTCATCGGCGATGCGTTCCCGTATCCGAAGACCGTACCGGTTGATGTTGCGTACACCAACGCGAGTGGCGTTCTGTCGGTTAACGCTCCTGTTGCGGCTGCGTTCGTGATCAGCGAAGGCGCCGAGCCGGTTCTGCTGGCTGACAACATGGAGATCAAGACCGCCAACGTCGACGGCGTCTGGAGAACCATCATCTTCTCGACCGAGCAGGGTGCGACCTTCGAAGGCGCGTTCCTGAACACCAACGGCCGTGTCAACTACATTGAGATGGCCACTTATGACGGTGCTCCGGTTCGCAACCTCGAGATGCCGACCGACTACTCGGTTGCCCAGAACTACCCGAACCCGTTCAACCCGACCACCACTATTGAGTTCGCTCTGCCGACCAGCGGTGATGTGTCCGTGAAGATCTTCAACGTCACGGGTCAGCTCGTGCAGGAGATCAGCGGCACCTACCAGGCCGGTTCGCACTCGATCGAAGTCGACATGACGAACCAGTCGTCCGGTGTCTACTTCTACAAGGTGTCGGCGAACGACTTCTCGAAGACCATGAAGATGGTGCTTCTGAAGTAG
- a CDS encoding cohesin domain-containing protein produces MFASLGRSGVVLLIVLLFAAGFGVAADDPYGEPDLVYIDAVEGRAGDQIAVRINVRNDETIGSISVPLTYDTSLLTLTSISFTGSRAEHLETKLIAPEKTGDIKGHFVVAVVRFTEPPIEAGDGLFFTAIFTIDPEAEPGLQTVIDTLFYPPGGELIISENSVGTQIRPDFTPGAITIKSANQAPSFVGLEDQYVFEGQQLVLDIAISDPNLDNITLAATSKPTGATFVDNGDGTGRFAWTPGFVGPYSSDGSPFAVVFWAGDGEFAVEQSIDLSVVNVNRRPEISAPSEVIVAAGEIVSFDVAATDADFETVTWHVQSSQPGYLFTPGNPGTYTWQSPITETSEYIVRFIVEDPHTAADTASVTVRVRPATLYSLVIDTASASLGDDVTIDVLLENLVGVSGFDLLVGYDLTASSIVGVTSNGTRSEGFDYFTVTHNDHSIPGSIRIVGISDNAPPIGTLLTAGSGPIARITFEVTNDLAYSGYQVPVQFKYLGGTAGSSDNTLSDTLGARIDTTQVYRQNGAIYIKSIGTVRVGDINLNGIQYEIGDVILFTNHFINPAVYPFSVIQYANSDINGDNIVASIADLVALINIVVGGEAAPRLLDGPVPTALMGSSQTEFSRREIWYESELDIAAALVTFETTPGFDVARIEAIDHRMTIAAHQSGTTVRALFYSLDGAILRSGHHGLFAVENAESITLVAAEMGTVDGRVAALSLAPPEAEVPDEFVLHQNYPNPFNPETQIGFDLPVSGSVRLSVYNVLGQQVKVLVDGDLVAGSHQVTWNGTDQSGRTVSSGIYLYRLETATAALSRKMMLLK; encoded by the coding sequence ATGTTTGCGAGTTTGGGGCGCTCTGGGGTAGTATTACTGATCGTGCTGTTGTTTGCAGCAGGATTTGGTGTCGCCGCGGACGATCCGTATGGTGAGCCCGATCTTGTCTACATCGACGCAGTCGAGGGCCGGGCCGGCGACCAAATCGCCGTCCGGATCAACGTCCGCAATGATGAGACCATCGGCTCCATCTCGGTCCCGCTGACCTATGACACCAGCCTGCTCACCCTGACTTCGATCAGTTTTACCGGCTCCCGGGCTGAACACCTTGAGACGAAGCTGATCGCGCCGGAAAAAACCGGCGATATCAAGGGGCACTTCGTCGTGGCCGTCGTCCGCTTCACCGAGCCGCCTATCGAGGCCGGTGACGGGCTGTTTTTTACGGCGATTTTTACGATCGATCCCGAAGCCGAACCCGGCTTACAGACGGTGATCGATACGTTGTTTTATCCTCCCGGCGGCGAGCTGATCATCAGCGAAAACTCCGTCGGGACGCAGATCCGCCCGGACTTCACGCCGGGCGCCATCACCATCAAATCCGCCAACCAGGCGCCGTCGTTTGTCGGGCTGGAAGACCAGTACGTGTTCGAGGGCCAGCAACTGGTACTGGATATCGCGATCAGCGACCCGAATCTCGATAACATCACGCTGGCGGCGACCTCCAAGCCGACCGGCGCCACGTTTGTCGACAACGGTGACGGCACCGGCCGCTTTGCCTGGACCCCCGGATTTGTGGGACCGTATTCGTCCGACGGGTCCCCGTTTGCGGTGGTGTTTTGGGCCGGCGACGGCGAGTTCGCCGTCGAGCAGTCGATCGACCTGAGCGTCGTCAACGTCAACCGCCGCCCCGAGATTTCGGCGCCGTCCGAAGTCATCGTAGCCGCCGGCGAAATCGTCTCGTTTGACGTCGCCGCGACCGACGCCGATTTTGAGACCGTCACCTGGCACGTCCAGTCATCACAGCCGGGTTACCTGTTCACTCCCGGCAATCCCGGTACGTATACCTGGCAGTCACCCATCACGGAGACATCGGAGTACATCGTCCGTTTTATCGTCGAAGACCCGCATACAGCCGCTGACACCGCGTCGGTCACCGTCCGTGTCCGCCCCGCGACCCTCTATTCTTTGGTAATCGACACGGCCTCAGCCTCACTCGGCGATGATGTCACGATAGATGTCCTGCTCGAAAATCTTGTCGGAGTCTCCGGTTTCGACCTGCTCGTCGGGTACGATCTGACCGCCAGCAGCATAGTCGGCGTGACCAGCAATGGAACGAGGTCGGAAGGTTTTGATTATTTCACGGTCACGCATAACGACCATTCCATCCCCGGCAGTATCCGCATAGTGGGAATCTCGGATAACGCGCCGCCGATCGGCACGTTGCTGACCGCCGGCAGCGGCCCGATCGCCCGCATAACCTTCGAGGTCACCAATGACCTCGCCTACTCGGGCTATCAGGTGCCGGTGCAGTTCAAATATCTGGGCGGCACCGCCGGGAGCAGTGACAACACTCTGAGCGACACCCTCGGCGCCCGCATTGACACTACTCAGGTGTACCGCCAGAATGGCGCGATATACATCAAATCGATTGGAACGGTCCGGGTCGGCGATATCAATCTCAACGGGATCCAGTATGAAATCGGCGACGTCATTCTGTTTACGAATCACTTCATCAATCCGGCCGTGTACCCGTTTAGCGTGATCCAGTACGCCAATTCCGATATCAACGGCGACAACATAGTGGCGTCGATCGCCGATCTGGTCGCCCTCATCAATATTGTAGTCGGCGGCGAAGCGGCGCCGAGACTGCTCGATGGTCCGGTCCCGACCGCCCTTATGGGTTCCTCGCAGACTGAATTCAGCCGTCGCGAAATCTGGTATGAGTCCGAACTGGACATCGCCGCCGCGTTGGTGACCTTTGAGACGACGCCCGGTTTTGATGTCGCGCGGATTGAAGCGATCGATCATAGGATGACGATCGCCGCTCACCAGTCCGGAACCACCGTTCGCGCCTTGTTTTACTCGCTGGACGGCGCCATCCTGCGGTCGGGGCACCACGGGCTCTTTGCAGTCGAAAATGCAGAAAGTATTACACTGGTTGCAGCCGAGATGGGTACGGTCGACGGCCGGGTAGCGGCGCTCTCCCTGGCGCCTCCCGAAGCCGAAGTGCCCGATGAGTTTGTGCTGCATCAGAATTATCCGAACCCGTTTAACCCCGAGACGCAAATCGGCTTCGATCTGCCCGTTTCGGGGTCGGTTCGCTTGTCGGTATACAATGTGCTGGGACAACAGGTGAAAGTACTGGTCGACGGCGATCTGGTGGCGGGCAGCCACCAGGTAACCTGGAACGGAACGGACCAGTCAGGCCGGACAGTCTCGTCGGGAATCTATCTTTACCGACTGGAAACCGCCACGGCAGCTTTATCGCGCAAGATGATGCTCCTGAAATAG
- a CDS encoding T9SS type A sorting domain-containing protein has product MKRFRILLLVLPAVMLLWSGAEAQIQPPPPPPEIISCDDFTTFPTERVSIPLLRARPGDTALIPIRLENTQILSGFSMLFAYEEQWLNPVYVPETTIVGPDIFIDDSTYVDVRILGDTAGIPDSILADIQDGATINPATPITGRFPIDRWTRTGTAPFYVYTPQYKLSASRYRSYNTRFVDSVSVMSLLFSDFQPPLDTIVPGNSVVLYVKMQVDPSANHLDTLYFDWYKENNYYIDSSDFPTEVVYLDGCFQTELAAFFYTGDTIFDTTFDGEGNVIDIDTVPQAYSTPRFPVATRGALIVDTEYVPGSDPVINSFTALPSSVGPGQSVTLTWTTSNADSVRISRGSTLLGRFDASGSTTNLPPQVDGAYVYNLTAYGAGGLTASQNQTVTYSSGGGGTGSAPNITFNPPGGVYTVEQGQALSFTATATDPDGKQVTLTASNLPNNASFAPNPATGLPTAAGSFSWVPDFNQSGVFSVTFTAVDGDSQQRVVSVTINVTELQFDRLFSTSAEDLAPVGGLRGTGGVYFPINLVTQQPNVYGVQYDMSYPPSQIKIDSFVPSGRIPDWVIYDNVGTTPGQVRVVTFGLANEPVVSDTTTAILWTVMTIDSSNSPWVEIPITLSNGRESVNPDPNFGSLELVTESGLVEVDSLGDINLDQRIDVADAVSCVGNIIGDFTFTPRQYATGNIIIDASINVFDLVGIINSIYGIPVDISPAPINTDQPAVIALELDPLMAGSSGLISVASELPDLVAGVQLELAYDPAAVSLGIPMLTDDDANFVIRYKDHGQRMTVLLYHMAPFKETELLQAGAAELVRIPVIAKQNIEPGDKTKIRMNKALLANPNAASIPVSGMGPELPFDFSLAQNYPNPFNPTTTISFTVGTGTAGGVGPRKVSLEIFNVLGQRVSMLVNDKLTPGTYNVVWDATTDSGQRVATGIYLYRLRVDDESAAKKMLFLK; this is encoded by the coding sequence ATGAAGCGATTCAGAATCCTTCTTTTAGTTCTGCCGGCAGTGATGCTGCTGTGGTCCGGGGCCGAGGCCCAGATCCAGCCGCCGCCGCCGCCGCCCGAAATAATCTCCTGTGATGATTTCACCACCTTCCCGACTGAGAGGGTGTCCATTCCGCTTCTGCGAGCTCGTCCGGGCGATACGGCGCTGATACCGATTCGGCTTGAGAATACCCAAATCCTCAGCGGCTTCTCGATGCTTTTCGCGTACGAGGAACAATGGCTCAACCCGGTCTACGTGCCGGAAACCACGATCGTCGGACCCGATATCTTTATCGATGACTCTACGTATGTCGATGTCCGAATTCTCGGCGACACGGCCGGTATTCCCGACAGTATTCTCGCCGACATTCAGGACGGCGCGACCATCAACCCGGCGACGCCTATCACGGGCCGTTTTCCGATCGACCGATGGACCCGCACCGGGACCGCACCGTTTTATGTGTACACGCCTCAGTACAAACTGTCCGCTTCCCGGTACCGGTCGTACAATACGCGTTTCGTCGATTCGGTCAGCGTCATGTCGCTGCTCTTCTCGGACTTCCAGCCGCCGCTCGATACCATCGTGCCCGGCAACAGCGTAGTACTGTACGTCAAGATGCAGGTCGACCCGTCCGCGAACCATCTCGATACCCTGTACTTCGACTGGTACAAGGAAAACAACTACTACATAGACTCCAGTGACTTCCCGACCGAGGTCGTGTATCTCGACGGTTGCTTCCAGACAGAGCTGGCAGCCTTTTTCTATACCGGAGACACGATTTTCGATACGACCTTTGACGGCGAAGGCAACGTCATCGATATCGATACCGTCCCGCAAGCCTACTCCACGCCGCGCTTCCCGGTGGCCACCCGCGGCGCCCTGATCGTCGATACGGAATACGTTCCGGGCTCGGATCCGGTGATCAACAGCTTCACTGCGCTGCCCTCGAGTGTCGGACCCGGCCAGAGCGTAACGCTCACCTGGACGACATCGAACGCGGACTCGGTCAGAATCAGCCGCGGCAGCACCCTGCTGGGCAGATTTGACGCCTCCGGTTCTACCACCAACCTCCCGCCGCAGGTCGATGGCGCCTACGTCTATAACCTCACCGCCTACGGCGCCGGCGGATTGACTGCCTCACAGAACCAGACGGTTACATACAGCAGCGGAGGAGGCGGAACAGGAAGCGCACCAAATATCACGTTTAACCCGCCGGGCGGCGTCTACACGGTCGAACAGGGCCAGGCGCTCTCCTTTACGGCAACCGCGACCGACCCCGACGGCAAGCAGGTCACGCTGACCGCCAGCAACCTGCCCAATAACGCCAGCTTCGCACCCAACCCCGCCACCGGTCTTCCGACCGCAGCGGGCTCGTTCAGTTGGGTACCGGATTTCAACCAGTCCGGCGTGTTCTCGGTGACGTTTACGGCGGTCGACGGTGACTCGCAGCAACGGGTAGTATCGGTCACGATCAACGTTACCGAGCTTCAATTCGATCGCCTGTTCTCGACTTCTGCTGAAGACCTCGCCCCCGTCGGCGGGCTGCGCGGCACCGGTGGAGTTTACTTCCCGATTAACCTCGTCACGCAGCAACCGAACGTGTACGGCGTGCAGTACGATATGAGCTACCCGCCGTCGCAAATCAAGATTGACTCGTTCGTCCCCAGCGGACGCATACCCGACTGGGTCATCTATGACAACGTCGGCACGACCCCCGGCCAGGTCCGCGTCGTTACCTTCGGTCTGGCCAACGAGCCGGTTGTGTCCGACACCACGACGGCGATTCTCTGGACCGTCATGACTATCGACTCCAGCAACTCGCCCTGGGTAGAGATTCCCATCACCCTCAGCAACGGCCGCGAATCGGTCAACCCCGACCCAAACTTCGGGTCGCTCGAACTGGTGACGGAATCGGGGCTTGTCGAAGTCGACTCGCTCGGTGACATCAACCTCGATCAGCGGATCGACGTCGCCGACGCCGTGAGCTGTGTGGGTAATATTATCGGTGACTTCACGTTCACCCCGCGTCAGTACGCTACCGGCAATATCATTATCGATGCCTCCATAAACGTCTTCGACCTCGTGGGTATCATCAACTCGATCTACGGCATCCCCGTCGACATCTCGCCGGCGCCGATCAACACCGATCAGCCTGCCGTGATCGCACTCGAGCTTGATCCGCTGATGGCCGGATCGTCCGGGCTGATCAGCGTCGCATCGGAATTGCCCGACTTAGTCGCCGGCGTACAGCTCGAACTGGCGTATGACCCTGCGGCCGTGTCGCTTGGTATCCCGATGCTGACCGACGATGACGCCAATTTCGTGATCCGCTATAAAGATCACGGTCAGCGCATGACCGTCCTGCTGTACCACATGGCGCCGTTCAAGGAGACCGAGCTGCTTCAGGCCGGCGCTGCCGAACTGGTGCGTATACCGGTCATCGCCAAGCAGAATATCGAACCGGGGGACAAGACCAAGATTCGCATGAACAAGGCGCTTCTGGCCAATCCTAACGCCGCGTCCATCCCGGTCAGCGGCATGGGTCCGGAACTGCCGTTTGATTTCTCCCTGGCGCAGAATTACCCCAACCCCTTCAATCCGACCACAACCATCAGCTTTACGGTCGGCACCGGTACCGCCGGAGGGGTGGGACCACGGAAGGTCAGCCTGGAGATCTTCAACGTCCTCGGACAAAGAGTCTCCATGCTGGTTAATGATAAACTCACTCCCGGCACGTACAACGTGGTCTGGGACGCCACGACCGACTCCGGTCAGCGAGTAGCGACCGGTATCTACCTGTACCGCTTACGGGTCGATGACGAGTCCGCGGCGAAAAAGATGCTGTTCCTGAAATAG